A stretch of DNA from Oncorhynchus nerka isolate Pitt River linkage group LG22, Oner_Uvic_2.0, whole genome shotgun sequence:
cacacagaaacaccccCACACAAATGTACCTTCAAAATAGAAAAACAGCAAAGACGATTTTTTCAAACATGTGTATCACAATTATAAAATGTGAGTTGTGGCTAAGTTCTCTAACATTCTTTTCAGATATTAAACCAGGCCATTACAACTCACCTCATTCAACAGTGTGTCCTCCTAACCTTATCTAGAGAGTAAACTCGATAGTAACCCTTTTGGTATTTCAACCCAATAAGATACAGTTACCTCCTAACTAGTTTATTTTGTTGAAATCTGAGACTGTGTTTACACAAGCAGCCCAACTCTGATTTCTGTGCCCATTTATTGGCAAAAAAATCTGATCTGGGTCAGAAGACCAATTACTGGTGAAAGTTTTTTGTCTGCCATTGTAAACGtactgtcacggctggctgaaggactggaccaaggtgcagcatggtaagcatacatttgaactttatttaaaaaatgacgacgacaaaacgaagaacaaaaaaacaaccgtgaagctttgggctatgtgctctgaacaactacaaagttaacttcccacaaaacaggtgggggaatAGGGTACCtaagtgtggttctcaatcagagacaacgatagacagctgtccctgattgagaaccataccaggccaagacatagaaatactaaacatagaaaaaaggacatagaatgcccaccctagtcacaccctggcctaaccaaaatagggaataaaaagcctctctatggccagggcgtgacagtaccctcctccggccgcaaaacctgactctaaaggggagggtccgggtgggccttcTTACGGCGGCGGCTCGGGTacgggacgtggaccccgctccacctcAGTATTGGCCCACCCTcgcagcgggccccggactgaAGACCCTCGTAGAGGGCgtcactggactgaggggcgcctctggactgaggggctgcggctctggcagctccggacaggcggtcggctctggcagctccggacaggcgggcggctctggcagctccggacaggcgggcggctctggcagctccggacagacgggagcacctggagggaggagacggagagacagcctggtgagtggggctgccaccggaggcctggtgcgtaGTGGAGGCACCGGATACACAGGGCCATGGAGGCGCACTGGCGGTCTCGAGCGCAGAGCTGGCCCCACCCATTCTGGCTGGATGCCAGCTTCCCCCTGGCAAATGCAAGACGTTGGCCCTGAGCATACCGGCCTGTGAATACTCTGCCTCGGTACCGTGCGCATCACCCCATAGCACGGGGCCTGACCAGTCCCATgctcgccacggtaagcacggggagttggctcaggtctgcttCCTGACTCTGCcaactccccgtgtgcccccccaaaaaattgttttggggctgcctctcgggcttccttgccagccgtgttcccacaTACCGCTggttcctctctccggctgcttctgctctcctagctgcctccaccaGTTCCCATGGAAGGAgatcccttcccgccaggatctcctcccatgtgtagactcccttgccgtccagaacgtcctcccatgtccagaagtccaccttaccatgctgcttggtccattggtggtgggaagttctgtcacggctggctgaaggactggaccaaggtgcagcattgTAAGCGtacattttaaatttatttaaaaaatgacgccgacaaaacgAAGACACCTCCAAATGAaagagtttggggaaggcctaACCACACCCAGTAATGTTGAGGAATCTACAACTTCAGTAGCACTGTTCGGACTTattccataagtctaaatattaaaGCTATCCGTAGAGACATGCATAGGCCTACGAATAATACAATGGTGATTAAATTTGCgttgtgtgacagaactgcacattttagagtggacttTATTGTCCCAAgcgcaaggtgcacctgtataaaGATAAtaatgtttaatcagcttcttgatatgccacacctgtcaaatggatagattatcttggcaaaggagaaatgctcactaacagggatgtaaccaaatttgtgcacaaaattagagagaaacaagctttttgtgcgtatggaaattttcagggatattttatttcagctcatgaaacataggaccaacattttacatgttgcgtttatatttctgttcagtgttgataaaaataaataatggtTTTGTCCTGTGCCCATTCCCAAGGTATTTCATTTGGTTTCTCTATGTGTTTAAAGAACATTGGTCCGCAGTACTTTTGaattgagattgtgtgtcacATTCATCACTAAATCCCAACACATGACAAAAGACGATAACCCAATGCTCCTCTGTGAAGCTCATCCTGCCTGATGCCAACAAAATTAAACCAACAACACAATAGACTGGAATCAGATAATACCTCCTCCCTTCAGTGCTATGTATTTACTGCCATGCAAATTCCTTAGCCTGTCAAAACAGTGTTCAATGCATGTAACATCTCTGGACACTTCATTTAGCTTATGCAGCACAGGTACATTTGATCAAAATACACAAACCATTCAGACTGAATTATTCCCTGTCCTCACACttaatatgatttttttttttttgctatcGATCACCTAACTAGTAAAAGATCAGATCTTCCTCTTACCTTGGTGTCTCTCAGGCCTCTGGAACAGACTGGTTGGCAGTGGGTTTGTCACGGTCCTCTCAGTAAGTTGAGCAGTACATAGCACCATCTAGGCAATAGCTCTCAATGTTTAACTATTACAATGATGTTCAACTTGAACCTAAACCTGCATAAAAGCACCTGATTGGTGTTACTCTTTAAAAAGCAGACAGGAACAGaagtaggtagcctagcggttaagagcgttggccCAGAAACTGAaaagtcgctggtttgaatccctgagtcgACTAGGTGAACAATCTGTCTCTATGCCCTTCAGCAAGGCACTTAATTAACCCTAACTGCTCCTGTAagtatctctggataagagtgtctacaGAAATGTAGGAACAGAGGAGCACATTCAGAAAACATTAACATAAAACCCACCTCTCTTATGAGGGAAATAATTGACAACCTAACACCAATATAAAACCTTCTATGATGTTATTTTGTTGCACCAGAGACTGGATGTCTAAACAATGGAATAAATGATCTCTTTATTAACAAATAGACTGCTATTCTAGTATTAACCACATCAAAACACATTCAAATATGTGAACAGACATGACACCAGCGTAGAAAAGCACAGGGGcgtaactttggttttagaagatGGTGAGAcatcaatttttttatttttccaatcagataaacactccaaacagcctacccgacctcTCAGAGAAGTctacatggtcctaaagcacaccgttgcctcgttttgtatcacattgcaATTATAGAactgggggggacaaaaatgcaatttcagaatgtccTCAGTGAAAGTTGTACACCTGTAAAACCATGCTAGATGAGGGAAATGGGTCAGTTGTACagctgaatgccttcaactgaaatgtgtcttccacatttaacccaaccccctctgaatcagagaggtgcaaggactgtcttaatcgacatccacggcaCCCGGGGAATAGTTGgtcaactgccttgctcaggggcagtacgacagatgtttaccttgtcaggtcggggattcgatccagcaagcccaatgctctaaccaacaggctacctgccaccccttcaCCATCTTGATGCACATAATCAATGCAGCATTCTAACACCCGAAAAGGTAGTGGCACATTATTTGTAACAGGGGTCAATTCGAAGtgaaggcagtcaattcaggaagtagacTTAAATAACAATAATAGAAACAAAACAATGCATCTATTTCCAATGACTTCTCAATAAACTGAGGTGTagaagcattttttttttaaagtgtccTTTTTAATATGTATTTTTTATAAAATCACTTCCTGAACTGACTGCCTTCAATTTGAATTGGCCCCAGCCATGATTTGTAGTAGATATATATTCTCTGCTAGGAACATCACATATGGATTGGTTTGACTTTTTTCAAATGTAATGTTTAACTTGAAAGAGGGCAACAATGGTTGAAATGGTATACATTTTTAACACACCTGTATTGCTGAGGTTtataaatatacatattttttattcTAGAATGACAAAACATCAACTCGTTTCACACCAGACTTTCAGTAGGCTATTTCTTGACAATACAGCAACTCCATAACGTATTTTATCCTTTGGTTTATCTTtccttttacattgtagaataatagtgaagacatcaaacctatgaaataacacatatggaatcatatagtaaccaaaagtgttaaacaaatcaaaatatgttttatatttgagattcttcaaatagccaccctttgccttgatgacagctttgcactctcttggcattctctcaaccagcttcatgaggtaatcacctgaaatacatttcaattaacaggtgtgcgtttttcaaaagttaatttgtggaatttcttccttcttaatgcgtttgagccaatcagttgtgttgtgacaaggtgggggtggtatacagaaaatagttatatttggtaaaataccaagttaatattatggcaagaacagctcaaataagcaaagagaaacgacagtccatcattactttaagacatgaaggtcagtcaatacggaacatttcaagaacttttaaagtttcttcaagtgcagttgcaaaaaccatcaagtgctgtgatgaaactgcctctcatgaggaccgccacaggaaagggaggcccagagttgcctctgctgcagaggataagttcattagttaccagcctcagaaattgcagcccaaacatATGCTTCACCtagttcaagtaacatacacatcccaacatcaactgtttagaagaaactgtgtaaatcaggacttcatcgtcgaattgctgcaaagaaaccacgactaaaggacaccgataagaagaagagacttgcttgggctaaaAAACATGAGCAAgaacggtggaaatctgtcctttggtcaggagtccaaatttgagatttttggttcaaacCATCGTGTCTCtgtgagatgcggtgtgggtgaacggatgatctcagcatgtgtggttcccaccgtaaagcatggaggaggaggtgttatggtgtggggttgctttgctgatgacactgtctgtgatttattttgaattcaaggcacacttaaccagcatgtattccacagcattctgcagcgatacaccatctcatctggtttgggcttagtgggactatcattttctttttcaacaggacaatgacccaacacacctccatgctgtctaagggctattttaccaagaaggagattaatggagtgctgcatcagattaccttgccacaatcacccgacctcaacccaattgagatggtttaggataggttgggccgcagagtgaaggaaaagcagccaccaagtgctcagcatatattttactaagaaggagagtgatcgagtgctgcatcagatgacctggcctccaaattgagatggtttgggatgaattggacagcaaagtgaaggaaaagcagccaacaagtactcagcgtatgtgggaactccttcaagactgttggaaaagcattccaggtgaaactggttgagagaatgccaggagtgtgcaaagctgtcatcaaggcaaagggtggctatttgaagaatctcaaatataaaacatattttgatttgttttcacacttttttggttacaacatgattccatatgtgttatttcatagttttgatgtcttcactattattctacaatgtagaaaatagtaaaaaataaagaaaaacccttgaatgagtaggtgttctaaaacttttgatcgGTAGTGTATATTATTTAAGTATAGAATACTCTGTAATACTCTGATGGCTaaatgtgagagagaaagagagtccaAAAAATAAATTAATCAAATGAAAACATTAATGAATCCATATTTTCTACATCAATTGTGATTTGATCAAATCAATGCGCTgaatacaggtgtagtagaccatacagtgaaatacttacttacaagcccttaaccaacaatgcagtttaaaaaaacaagtgttaagtaaaaaattgaAACTAAAAGTTACAAATAAtttaatagcagcagtaaaataacaatagtgaggcaatatacagggggtacaggtatagagtcaatgtcaaggtttagtcaaggtaattgaggtaatatgtgacTCTACCtggatttggtcttatgtagcaaaatgtttAATTAGGTTTTTTACATTGGTAAAACAGAGACTCAGAGCTAccaaatggtatatcatacactgcatttttgaggaacaatgggaaagtaattctgctttgaaagttgatacacTTGTAAACACACTTTTGAGTAAATGGCATTTTAGTGTTTATGtgagagagctcttctttgtctacgcccattcagcatcgttcataccctcttaagctttagccccacatATCTTGTTGCATTCAGAGCGCACGCTTGACGCTCTGGCCGATAATTTGTTttcctctggataacatgaaaacagcctaaccagctctgctggcaacaatttcattatgcttttttgccgacgtttactgacaccgaccatattcaacgggtgttgtagACTTTcgcttaagacatgtagctagctacctaggtaaacaattaacctagctaggtaaacaacatgTACGATCACACACATCACGTCATGCCATCTaaagttagctagttaaacaacaatgaacagtgcCAAATCATGTCATTACTACCCCTGCATGAATAATAATGAcaatgacaataataataataataatgtcataCACGCAACGTTCTccagggagccagccagctaacagtagactttagcttaagacatgtacctagctagctaggtaaacaattaacctagctaggtaaacaacatgTAAGATCACACACATCATGTCAcaacgttagctaacgagccagccaccTAACTAActgtacactttagcttgaaattaaacaactttctgtcaaaattagaaacgtgtattatctgaaaatgtagctagctagactaccttACATACATCATCATGCATGGTGGACCCTTCCTGTCACGGATCCATGCCAAAAACGTCCTTAGTTTGAAGACGTAATCTGGAAACAGGTGTTTtcccatctctttagctatcgtACTCtatttccactgatttcaaaatttgatcctccagaaagtggagagcaacatttATGCAGCTACATTTAAAAAGATGTGTTCAACAGGATTACCAACAgagactgaccagctcaaataaacaaaagccttctatatggcagaccaatcagaactcatctctcagcatgtccagcccactcattatctcagccaatcatagctagtgggaaggttgctgtcTTTTTAGGTGGTTTAAACAAGGCTCGTAATTTCTCTTtgtatatttacagatggcatacaagtctgttattaaggcacatgaaagtacACATGTTCAAGAagacatttctgccaaaaaacacatttttattttaaaaaatgtttatgtTCAAACTGCTCTCCTGTGAtgtcgtgacttgcgacatacgcctagtttcctgaatcagctcacatatgtacatgtaggtacagttaaagtgactatgcatagataataaacagagagtagcagcagcataaaagaggggtctgggtagccctttgattagctgttcaggagtcttaaggcttggaggtagaagctgtttatagCGCTCtgttaccgcttgccatgcggtagctgagagaacagtttatgactagggtggctggagtctttgacaattttcagggccttcctctgacaccgcctggtatagaggtcctggatggcaggaagcttggccccggtgatgtactgggccgtacgcactaccctctgtattgccttgcggtcggaggccgaacagttgccgtaccaggcagtaatgcaaccagtcaggatgctctcgatggtgcagctgtagaaccttttaaggatctgaggacccatgccaaatcttttcagtctccagagGGGGAATAGCGTTTTATCGTGCCCTATTCACGACTGTCTttgtatgtttggaccatgatagtttgtaggtgatgtggacaccaaggaacttgaagctctcaacctgctccactacaaccccgtcgatgagaatggaggcgtgctcgtactccttttcctgtagtccgcaatcatctcctttgtcttgatcacgttgagggagaggttgtcctgcaccacacaaccaggtctctgacctcctccctacaggctgtctcatagttgtcggtgatcaggataatggtgttgatgtgagccatgaccagcctttcaaagcacttcatggctacagacgtgagcactacaggtcggtagtcatttaggcaggttaccttagtgttcttgggcacagggactatggtggtctgcttgaaacgtgttggcattacagactcagtcagggacaggttaaaaatgtcagtgaagacacttgccagttggtcagcgcatgctcggagtacacgtcctggaaaTCCATCTGGCcatgcagccttgtgaatgttgacctgtttaaaggtcttactcacatcggcaacagagagcgagatcacacagtcgtccggaacagctaatGCTCTCATGCACATTTTAGTGTTAATTGCCTTGAATCgaacatagaagtaatttagctcatctaggtttgtgtcactgggcagctcgacgatgtagtctgtagtagtttgcaagccctgccacatccgacgagcatcggaaccagtgtagtatgattcactcagtcctgtattgatgctttgcctgtttgatggtttgtcggagggcatagcgagatttcttataagcttccgggatagagttccgctccttgaaagcggcagctctagcattTAGCTTAGTGTGGATcttacctgtaatccatggcttctgtttggggtatgtacgtacggtcactgtggagacgatgtcatcgatgcacttattgatgaagccaatgacagatgtggtgttctcctcaatgccatcggaagaatcctggaacatattccagactGCGCTAGCAAAACAGTGctgtagcatctgcttcatctggacactttttattgactgagtcactggtgttTCCTGCTTTATTTTTGCTTgttaaatcaaatcatatttatttgtcacatacacatggttagcagatgttaatgcgagtgtatgCTTGTgcttccgacaatgcagtaataaccaacgagtaatctaaccaaaCAATTCCACTACTAccttacacacaagtgtaaagggataaagaatatgtacataaagatatatgaatgagtgatggtacagaacagcataggcaagatgcagtagatggtatagagtacagtatatacatatgagatgagtaatgtagggtatataaacataaagtggcatagtttaaagtggctagtgatacatgtattacataaagatggcaagatgcaggagatgatattgagtacagtatatacatatgagatgagtaatgtagggtaatgtaatatatatatatgtaaacattatattaagtggcattgtttaaattgatagtgatacatttttacattaattcccatcaatttccattattaaagtggctagagttgagtcagtatgttggcagcagccactcaatgttagtggtggctgtttaacagtctgatggccttgagatagaagctgtttttcagtctctcggtccctgctttgatgcacctgtactgacctcgccttctggatgatagcggggtgaacaggcagtggctcgggtggttgttgtccttgatgatctttatggacttcatgtgacatcgggtggtgtaggtgtcctggagggcaggtagttttcccccggtgatgcgttgtgcagacctcactaccctatggagagccttacggttgtgggcggagcagttccTGTACCAGGCggagatacagcccgacaggatgctctcgatcgtgcatctgtagaagtttgtgagtgcttttggtgacaagccgaattccttcagcctcctgaggttgcagaggcgctgctgtgccttcttcacaacgctgtctgtgtgggtggcccaattcagtttgtccgagatgtgtacaccgaggaacttaaaacttactaccctctccactactgttccgtcgatatggatgggggggtgctccctctactgtttcctgaagtccacaatcatttcctttgttttgttgacgttgagtgtgaggttattttcctgacacactccgagggccctcacctcctccctgtaggccgtctcgtcgttgttggtaatcaagcctaccactg
This window harbors:
- the LOC135563825 gene encoding uncharacterized protein LOC135563825 isoform X2; amino-acid sequence: MVLCTAQLTERTVTNPLPTSLFQRPERHQGAPVCPELPEPPACPELPEPPACPELPEPTACPELPEPQPLSPEAPLSPVTPSTRVFSPGPAARVGQY
- the LOC135563825 gene encoding uncharacterized protein LOC135563825 isoform X1, translating into MVLCTAQLTERTVTNPLPTSLFQRPERHQVLQPAVTELPTTNGPSSMVRWTSGHGRTFWTARESTHGRRSWREGISFHGNWWRQLGEQKQPERGTSGAPVCPELPEPPACPELPEPPACPELPEPTACPELPEPQPLSPEAPLSPVTPSTRVFSPGPAARVGQY